CGATCCGGGTGTGATCGAGGTCAACGTGCATCCGGCGAAGGATTGGCCGCAACTGGTCGATATCACCACGCAGCTTTACGATGCGGCGCGCGAATGCGGGCTGACGGCGGACAAGTTCATGGTCGATGGCCGTTCGGTGGGCACGGGCGGTGGCAACCACATCGTGCTGGGCGGGGCGAGCGTGACTGAAAGCCCCTTCGTCCGCCGCCCCGACCTGCTCAAGAGTTTCGTGCTTTACTGGCAGCGGCACCCGTCGCTCAGCTATCTGTTTTCAGGGCTGTTTATCGGCCCGACCAGCCAGGCACCGCGGTTTGACGAAGCGCGCCATGACAGTTTGTATGAACTGGAAATCGCGCTCGATCAGGTGCCCGGCCCGGATACGCCGCCGCAATTCCCGTGGATCAGCGATATCCTGTTCCGCAACCTGCTGGTCGATGTGACGGGCAATACCCATCGCAGCGAAATCTGTATCGACAAGCTCTATTCCCCCGATGGCCCGACCGGGCGGCTGGGGCTGGTGGAGTTTCGCGGGTTCGAAATGCCGCCTGATGCGAAAATGAGCGTCGCCCAACAATTGCTGTTGCGCGCGCTGACCGCGTGGTTCTGGCGCGAACCGCAGACCGGCGGGCTGGTGCGCTGGGGCACGACGCTGCACGATCGTTTTCTGCTGCCGCATTGTGTGTGGACGGATTTTTGCGACGTGCTGTCGGACCTGCGCAGGGCGGGCTACGATTTCGATCCGCAATGGTTCGAGGCGCAGCGGCAGTTCCGTTTCCCGATCCATGGCGAAATCGAAGCGGGCGGGGTTGCGCTGGAAATATCCCATGCGCTGGAACCCTGGAATGTGCTGGGCGAAACGGGGGCGATTGGCGGCACAGTGCGTTATGTCGATTCCTCGACCGAGCGGTTGCAGGTTCTGGCGCGCGGGCTGGTGCCGGGCAGGCATGTGATCACCTGCAACGGCCGCCGTGTGCCGATGCACCCGACCGGTGTGCCGGGCGAAGGGGTGGGCGGGGTGCGCTACAAGGCCTGGTCGCCAGCGATCTGCCTGCATCCGCTGCTGGAAGCCGATGCGCCTCTGACATTCGATGTGCTCGACAGCTGGAACGGGCGTTCGCTGGGCGGATGCGTCTACCATGTGGCGCATCCGGGCGGGCGGGCCTATGATGATGTGCCGGTGAATGGGTACGAAGCGGAATCGCGGCGCAAGGGGCGGTTTCAGGAACATGGTCATACGCCGGGCAAGGTGGATATGCCGCCAGTCGAACAAAGAGGGGATTTCCCCATGACACTCGATCTGCGCCGCCCGGCCCGTCTGGGATGACGCGCGAAGGCGGGATTGCGGATCTGGATCTGTTCGGCGTGGCCCCGGGCACTTCGCCGCTTGCCGCTTATGCCCCCGATCTGTCGCGCGGCGATCTCTACGCCGATGCACCGCAGCCCATTGCCGCGAAATGGGACACCTTTGCCCGGGCCATCGCGGGCAGTCACGGGATCGAAGACTATCTCCAGCGGCATGTCGACGATCTCGGTCTCGGCTATCTTCTGACGGGCGATCAGCAGGAACGGGCCTGGCCGCTCAATCCCATGCCGGTGATGATCGGAGCCGCCGAATGGCAGGGCCTTGAAGACGGGCTGGTGCAGCGCGCCGAACTGCTCGAACGGGTGATTGCGGATATCTATGGCCCGCAGCAGCTGATCATCGACGGTCATCTCCCGGCGCCGGCGGTTACCGGCAGCCGCGATTTCGCGCGCAAGATGGTGGGGGTTCCACCACCGGCGGGCCGCTATCTGCATGTCTATGCCGTGGATCTGGCGCGCGGACCCACGGGGGAATGGCGGGTTCTGGCGGACCGGGTGCGGTTTCCGCTGGGCATCGGCTATGCGCTGGAAAACCGCATTGCCATGGGGCGCGGGCTTGGCAGCCTGCTGTCGTCCAATGCGGTGCGGCGCCTGTCGGACTTTTTCGATATTCTGCGGCGCGGGATCGCGGCCACCTGCGCGCGCGAAGAACCGCGGATTGCCTTGCTGACACCGGGGCGGTTCAATCAGGCCTATCCCGAACAGGCGCATCTGGCGCGTTATCTCGGTTTTGCGCTGGTGGAAGGGCGCGATCTGCTGGTGCAGGATGCGAAGCTGTTCGTCCGCACGATTGCGGGGCTCAAACGTGTCGATGCGCTGTGGCGCTGGATGAACGCCCGCCATCTCGACCCGCTGGCCTTCGATTCCCGATCGCAGATCGGCGTGCCCGAACTGTTTTCGACCTGGGCCAACGGCGGACTGGTGACAGCCAACTGGCCCGGCGTTGGTGTGATCGAGGCGCGGGCCATGTCGGCATTTCTGCCGCGCCTGTCGGAAGTGCTGTTTAACCAGCCGCTCAAGCTGCCCAATCTTTCCACCTGGTGGTGCGGACAGGATTGGGAGCGACGCTATGTGATCGAGAATCTCGATGGGCTGATGGTCAGTTCGGCGTTCCATCAGCGCGTGGCTGCCATTGGGGGCCAACGGACACGCGCCGGGTCGAGTTTCAGCGGGGCGGAACGTCAGCACCTGCTGGATGCCATGGAACGTCGCCCAATGGATTACACCGCGCAGGAATTTATCCGCACCGGCACCACACCCTGCTGGGAAGCGGGCCGTTTCATGCCGCGCAGCCTGACGATCCGTACGTTTCTTGCGCGGGATGAACATGGGCAATGGCGGATGATGCCCGGTGGCCTTGCCCGCCTGTCGCAGGCAGGCGATTTGCGCACCCCGTTGATGGCGGAAGGCGATCTGTCGGCCGATATCTGCGTGGTCGATGATGTGCCGGGCGCCAATGTGTCGACCACCACGGCTCCGCGTTCCCCGGTAATTCGCCGTGCCGTCAAAATTCTGCCCAGCCAGGCGGCGGACAACCTGTTCTGGCTGGGGCGTTATTGCGAACGGGCGCAGATGACCGCGCGTGTGGTGCGGGCCTTGCTGGAAACCTCCAGCCTGCAGGCGGAACAGCAGGTCAGCGATACCGTGCCGCACAGGCTGGCGTTGTTGCTTGCACGCTGGGGCGTGATTGAAAGCGCGGACGGGACACCGGAAGAACTGGCGGCCGCCGCGCTGGGGGATGTGAAACGCCCCGGTTCGCTCGTTTCGCTGGTGGACAATGTCCGGCAGATTGCCCGGTTGCTGCGCGATCGCCTGTTTGTCGACAGCTGGAGAGTGCTCAACCGGCCCATGCCGTCCTTTGTGCCGGGTGACAGCGATTCGATGGCACAGGCTGCAGAACGGCTTGCCGAACGGTTCGCCACGCTGGCGGGCATTACTGCAGATAGCATGAGCCGGACCGCCTCATGGAATTTCCTCGATATGGGGGTGCGGCTGGAACGGGCGTCACTGCTTTTGCAGACAACGCTGGAAATGGTGCCCGGCACCGCCAACTCCGATGATCTGACGGCTTTGCTCGACCTGTGCGATTGCCACTACCTCTATCGTAACCGTTATCTGGCGGCGCCGTTTATCGCCCCGGTGTTCGATATGGTCCTGCTTGATCCGGCGCAGCCGCGGGGGTTGGCGTACCAGATCGACAAGTTGCAACACCATATCGAAAGCCTGCCGACGCTGCGCAATGATGGCATGCCGGAACAGCCGATGCTGGCGGTGCGGCGGATTGAGGCACAGATCGCGGCCTGGGATGCCGAAGCGCTGACCCCGCACGCGCTCGAGGAAACGCTGGATGATATTCTGGTGCTGTCCGATGCGATCGCCCAGCGCTATTTCCTGCAGCGCGAACCGCAAGCCGGGCGGGCGGACAAGCTGGCGATCCAATGATCTATCAGGTCAATCACACATCGCGGGTGCGATACGGTGCGCCGGTTGATTTGGCGCGGTTCGCCATCCGTCTCAAACCGGCATCGTGGCCGGGGCAGACATTGCTGTCCTATCACATGGATGTGTCACCGGTACCGACGCATCTGGCGGAAGAGTTCGGCCCTTATCAGGTCAACAACACGCTGGTTTCGATTGATGAGCGGCTGCAGGAACTGGTGGTGACCAGTGTGTTTCGTATGGAGGTCACGCCGCCGCCGGGCATTGTCGATGATGGAACCGATATCGCCACGGTCCGCAGCGCGGCTTTGCGAGTGGGCGATATCGCCACTTTTGCACCCGCCCCGTTCCTTTACGGATCGCGGGTTGTCGAACTGGAACCGGAAATCGGGGCATGGGCTGCGTCGATGCTGGGCGATACCGCCGGCATCGTGCCGGCAATCCGGGCGCTTTGTTCCAAAATCCACGCGGAATTTACCTATCTTCCCGGGGTGACGGACAGCGATACTCCACCGCTCGAGGCGTTTCGTGCCCGACATGGCGTGTGTCAGGATTTTGCCCATGTGATGATTGCGGCCTTGCGCTGGTATGGCATTCCGGCCGCCTATGTCAGCGGTTATCTGCGCACTGAACCGCCGCCGGGGCGCCCGCGTCTGGTCGGTGCGGATGCCATGCATGCCTGGGTCAATGTCTGGTGCGGACCCAGGTTGGGCTGGGTGGCGATCGATCCGACCAACGACCGGATGGTGGATCAGGACTATGTAACCGTCGCCATGGGCCGCGATTATGCCGATATCGCACCGGTGGACGGGGTGTTCGTGGGCACGCCGGTTCAGAAAATGACGACGGGCGTCGATGTGATTCCGGAAGCGTAACGGACCGCCGATACGCGGGTTCGCTGGCTTTTTCCCTGTCATGGGAAGGCGGGAAGAATAATTTTAGGCACCCCAAATATCCCTTGCGAGACATAACTCAATCGGATGGGTAGATATTTGTCCGGGCGCTGTTGAGGCGGTTGTAGTTCTCTCCCCTTTCAACCGGCTGAACAGCGCCTCGCGGCTTTTGATGGATGTCAGCTTGCTCCGCGTAACCAACCGCTAAAGCGCACGAAACCAGGCGACAACGCAGGCTTCGTGTTCCCGCAAAGGATACGACGATGACCCGCAAACAAGTTTCTTCCCTGAACCGCACTGTGCAGAATCACACTAGCGTGCCGGTTCCACATCCGTCATGGCTGGGTGAAATACCCAATGGGCCGAAGATTTCGGCGCAGGAATTCTGGAAACGTCTGGGCCTATGACGAGTGCCGAATCCCAGGACGGCGAACAGGAGTCCTTCACGGACTTCTGGGAGGTCGACCATGTTGTTAACCGCCTGAGCGACATCAGGCGTTCATGGCGTGCGGCCAACACATCGCAATTCGAATATGGTGTCGAAGGGTTTCCTTCGCGTACCAAGCTTGCGAAAGTGACCGAGGAACTTTCGGCGGTGCTGTTTCCGCTGCGGCTGGGGCCGGGGCATGTGCGCCCGCACAACGAAGACGAATTCGTCACCAAGACGCTGCAAATCGCCTTGTCCCGGCTGCACAGCCAGCTCCGTCTCGAGCTGACCTATGCCTTGCCGGGCGTGACCCCGGATGAAATCGCGACACAGGCCTCGGCCATTGTTGCGAAACTCTCGCGCGCGTTGCCGCAGATCCGCATTCTGCTCGATACCGATATCGAAGCGGCCTTTCGCGGCGATCCTGCTGCCCGCAGCGTGGATGAAGTGCTGATCTGCTATCCCAGCATTCTGGCGATCATTCATTATCGTCTGGCGCATCAGCTCCATCAATTGGGCGCGCCGCTCGTGGCCCGGATCATCGCGGAAATCGCCCATGGCCGGACCGGGATCGATATCCACCCCGGCGCCACGATCGGCGAAGGGTTCTTTATCGATCACGGTACCGGTGTGGTTATCGGGGAAACCGCGATAATCGGAAACAATGTGCGCATTTACCAGGGGGTTACGCTGGGTGCGAAAAGCTTCCCCACCGATCAGGATGGGGCGCTGGTCAAGGCCATGCCGCGCCATCCCGTGGTGGAAGACAATGTCGTGATCTATGCAGGCGCAACGATTTTGGGCCGCGTGACCATCGGCCAAGGCTCGGAAATAGGCGGCAACGTATGGCTTGCGCATGATGTGCCGCCCAACAGCCGGGTGCTGCAGGCGCGCGAACAGAATCAGGTGCTGACACCGGGGCTGGACGTTGTCGTGCCGCTCTCGGCAAGCTGACCTTTCCCTCATAAAACGATTTAGGCTTTCTTCCACGGCCCCCAGAGGATCGTGGTGGCGCGCTTGCGCGCAGGCCAGATACATGTGCTGTCGAGCCATAATTTAGCGATCGGGCCACCAGGCCGCGCATATCCCGTATATTATGTCAGAATCGCGAAAGAGTGGCTGTCCCGCATTGTAGGGCGGCTGACCAATTACAGCTATGAGCTGGGAAAATTCACTTTCGTGCACGCGCGCGGGAGCGTTTGTGCTCAACAATTCGAACTGAAAATTGATTATCTCGAGGGAGGGTAATGTGACCGATCTGAAATCTTTCCGGGCGGCGATGCTTGCAGGGGGGGCACTGGGTCTTTCGTCGATGCTGGCCGTTCCGGCACAGGCACAGGCAGACGCGCCGCAAGCGGCAGAAACAGCGCAATCGGGTGTCGGGGACATCGTGGTTACCGCGCGTCGCCGTGCGGAAAGCGTGCAGGATGTGCCGATCGCGGTGACCGCGCTCAGCAACGAACAGGTTGCCGTTCCCGGCGCCGTCGGCCTGACACAAGTCGCCCAGCTTGCCCCCAGCTTGCAGATTACGGCAACCAATGCCCGGCAGACCAACATCAATATCCGCGGTCTGGGCGCGACCCCGGCCTTCGCCAGCCTTGGCATGGAATATGGCGTCGGGGTCTATGTCGATCAGGTCTATTACAGCCGCCCGGCCCAGGCGGCCTTCGACCTTTACGATCTGGCGCAAGTCGAAGTGCTGCGCGGCCCACAGGGCACGTTGTTCGGCAAGAATACCACGGCCGGTGCGATCCACATCACGTCACAGGCGCCGACATTCGATCCTGAATTCCGCGGCGAAGTGAGCGTTGGCAACTACAAATCGCTGCAAGTGCGCGCCACCGGCGCGGCACCGATCACCGATAAGCTGGCCGTGCGCCTGACCGTGTCCAACACGGAACGCGACAAGGGCTTCATGAAGAACGTCTATGATGGTTCGCGCAAATCGGATTTGCATACCCTGTCCATTCGTGGGCAACTGCTGTTCAAGCCGACGGATGAATTTTCGCTGCGCGTGATTGGCGATTACAGCAAGTACAAGCAGGATTGCTGTATCGGCACGATGACCAGCGTGCGCACCACGCGCGTGGACGGCAGCACTCTGCCCGCCAATTTCTATCAGCGTGTCGCCCGCTTCGGTTATACCCCGCTGGCGATCGATCCTTCGAAACGGGAAATGGATATCAATCGTCCGCTGCGGCTTGATCTCAAGACGCACGGGGTGACGGCGATTGCCGATTACGATCTCGGGGCGGCAACGATCACGTCCGTCACCGGTTGGCGCAAGCTCACTTATCTGCCCACGATTGACGCCGATCTTCTCCCGCTTGATATCTTCGTCGATGCCGGGATTTACGAGAAGCAGCGCCAGTTCAGCCAGGAACTGCGGATTGCCTCAAACGGCAAGAACACGGTCGATTACGTGGTTGGCCTTTATTATTTCAACCAGCGGATCGATGACAAGATCTTCACCAAGTACGGGGAAGATGCCGCCTTGTGGATTCTCGGGCCGGCGCCCTCCAGCGCGCAGGCATCCGTGGGTGGGCAGGCTGCGCTGAACGGACTGTTCGTCGATGGCACCGCACGGGCCGATACCAAGAGCTATGCGGCATTCGGGCAGGTCATATGGCACGTGAATGATCGTTTCGATGTCACGGCGGGCCTGCGTTATACCAAGGAAAAGAAGACCGGCTTCTTCGAACAGGTGCAGCGTGGCCCAACGCTGACACCGGCCGAGATTCTGCTGGGGGCGCAGGCGATCCGCAATTCTTTCGGCGCCAATATCCCGCGCTATGACGCGAGAACCAAGGAAGACAATCTCTCCGGTGCTATCACCCTGTCGTACAAGATCACACCCGATGTGATGATCTACGGGACCTATGCCAAGGGCTACAAGTCGGGCGGCCTCAACCTCAATGCGACCCCGGCGCCCAAAGTCATTGCCCCGGAAAAGGTCGACAATTTCGAAGCGGGTATCAAGTCGACCCTGTTCGATCGCATGCTGACGCTGAATCTGGCGGCATTCCACACCAAGATCCGCAATTACCAGAGCCAGCAGGTCGATACGACCGTTGCGCCCACCGCCTATATTGCCAATGTCGGCACGGTGCGTACCCAGGGGCTGGAATTCGATGCAAACCTGCGTCCGGTCCGCAACCTCAGCCTGTTCGCATCGGCCAGCTATGTCGATGCGATCTACAAATCGTTCCGCAATGCGCAGTGCCCGCTGGAATATCAGGGTCTGCAGGCCGTTTGCGATCTGAGCGGACGCGGTCTGCCCGGCGTGTCGAAATATTCGGTTTCGCTTGGCGGTGAATATGCGGCGGACGTGGCATCGGGCGCCGAAGCCTATATCAACGCGAACTACAGCTACAGGTCGAAATTCAACGCGGCCTACAATCTTGCCGAAGATGCGGTGATCAAAGGGTACGGCCTCACCAACCTGCGCATCGGCCTGCGCCATCCCGATGGGCGCTGGGACGTATCCGTTTATGCGCGGAACCTGTTCAATACGAAATATTTCAACAATATCGGACCGGCGGCCTTCAACACCGGCCAATACAGCGGTGGCCCGGGCGATCCGCGCACCGTGGGCGTGACGCTGCGCTCATCGCTGTGATGACACGTTAATACCAAGAAAAGAGCCGGAGAGGGCGAATTATGAAAATGCTCAATAAGTTACTGGCTGCTACGGCCATGACAGGCCTGTCGGTTTCCTCTGTTTCGGCAGAGGAAACCCGGCCCAACATAATTGTGGTTATGGTCGATGATATGGGCTTTTCCGATCTGGGGGCGTTCGGTGGTGAAATCCGTACGCCCAATCTGGATGCGCTCGCCAACAAGGGGGTTCGGTTCACCAATTTCCATACGACCCCGGTCTGCGCCCCCACGCGTGCGGAGTTCATGACTGGGGTCGATCACCACCAGACCGGTATCGGGAATTTCCCCGAACTGCGGCAGGATAACCAGATCGACAAACCGGGTTACGAAGGGTTTCTGACCGATCGCGTTGTCACCATCGCCGAACGCCTGAAGGATGCGGGATATTCGACGTTCCAGTCGGGCAAATGGCATCTGGGATATGATCCGCGGGCCAATCCGGTGGCGCGTGGTTTCGACCATTCGTTCACCATGCTGGGCGGCGGCCACAACCATTTTGGAACCGACCAGAACCGCGAACGCCCCGACCTGCCCAACGTCGGGCTGGTCTACACGCTCGATGGCAAGGAAGTGAAAATTCCCGCGAAGTTCTATTCGACGGATTATTTCACCGATCAGTTCATCTCGTTCCTGCCTGATGCGAAGGATAAGCGCCCGTTCTTCGGCTATCTGGCGCTGACGGCGCCGCATTATCCGATTCAGGCACCGGCCGAGGATATTCGCCGTTATGCTGGCAAATACGATGCCGGTTATGACGCGCTGCGCGAAGCCCGGTTGAAACGGATGAAGGAACTGGGGCTGATCGCGGACAATGTCGTGCCCCACGCCCAGACATCGTCGAAACGCTGGGCGGATCTGACGGACGAGGAAAAACGGATCGAGGCGCGGACGATGGAAGCCTATGCCGCCATGGTCGACCATATCGACCAGAGCATGGGCAAGCTGGTCGCCGAACTGAAAAAGCGTGGCAAGTACGACAACACCATCATTATGTTCTTCTCGGACAACGGTCCGGAAGGTCATGAACTGGATAAGTCGTTCATCATTCCCGAAGCCGGCAAGGCCATGCTGGCAGCGGGTGACAACACGCTCGATTCCATCGGCTCCGCCAACTCCTATGTCTGGTACAAGTCGAACTGGGCAGAGGCGGGATCGGCACCGTTCCGGCTGTCGAAGTCCTTCCCGACCGAAGGGGGGACGCGCGTGGTGTCGTTCCTCAGTTATCCCAAACATGCCCGCAGCGGGATTGAGCCGAGCTATATCTCGGTGCGCGATGTGCTGCCCACCATGCTCGATTTCGCCAAAGTGAAGCTGGACAATCCGGCCGAATACAAGGGCAAGGCCGTGGTCGCACCGCAGGGAATCTCGTTCGCCCAGCGTATCCTGCCGGGTGCGCCTGCCCCGCAGCTTTCCCCGACCTTTGCCGCAGGGGAAATGTTCGGCCGCCGCTACGTTCGCGATGGCCGGTGGAAAGCCGTGCACATTCCGCCGCCAACCGGCACGGGTCATTGGGAACTGTTCGATGTCGAGGCCGATCCCGGTGAAACCAAAGATCTCTCCCGGAACAATCGCGATCAACTGGGCAAGATGGTGAAGGCATGGAATGCCTATGCCGCTGACAAGGGCGTCGTTCCGCCGATCATTCCGGGGAACTGACATGGCGTGGGGGCCGCCTGCGGGCGGTCCCCGTCATGACCGGTTGCCCTTGCTGC
This genomic window from Caenibius tardaugens NBRC 16725 contains:
- a CDS encoding circularly permuted type 2 ATP-grasp protein; its protein translation is MTREGGIADLDLFGVAPGTSPLAAYAPDLSRGDLYADAPQPIAAKWDTFARAIAGSHGIEDYLQRHVDDLGLGYLLTGDQQERAWPLNPMPVMIGAAEWQGLEDGLVQRAELLERVIADIYGPQQLIIDGHLPAPAVTGSRDFARKMVGVPPPAGRYLHVYAVDLARGPTGEWRVLADRVRFPLGIGYALENRIAMGRGLGSLLSSNAVRRLSDFFDILRRGIAATCAREEPRIALLTPGRFNQAYPEQAHLARYLGFALVEGRDLLVQDAKLFVRTIAGLKRVDALWRWMNARHLDPLAFDSRSQIGVPELFSTWANGGLVTANWPGVGVIEARAMSAFLPRLSEVLFNQPLKLPNLSTWWCGQDWERRYVIENLDGLMVSSAFHQRVAAIGGQRTRAGSSFSGAERQHLLDAMERRPMDYTAQEFIRTGTTPCWEAGRFMPRSLTIRTFLARDEHGQWRMMPGGLARLSQAGDLRTPLMAEGDLSADICVVDDVPGANVSTTTAPRSPVIRRAVKILPSQAADNLFWLGRYCERAQMTARVVRALLETSSLQAEQQVSDTVPHRLALLLARWGVIESADGTPEELAAAALGDVKRPGSLVSLVDNVRQIARLLRDRLFVDSWRVLNRPMPSFVPGDSDSMAQAAERLAERFATLAGITADSMSRTASWNFLDMGVRLERASLLLQTTLEMVPGTANSDDLTALLDLCDCHYLYRNRYLAAPFIAPVFDMVLLDPAQPRGLAYQIDKLQHHIESLPTLRNDGMPEQPMLAVRRIEAQIAAWDAEALTPHALEETLDDILVLSDAIAQRYFLQREPQAGRADKLAIQ
- a CDS encoding transglutaminase family protein, whose protein sequence is MIYQVNHTSRVRYGAPVDLARFAIRLKPASWPGQTLLSYHMDVSPVPTHLAEEFGPYQVNNTLVSIDERLQELVVTSVFRMEVTPPPGIVDDGTDIATVRSAALRVGDIATFAPAPFLYGSRVVELEPEIGAWAASMLGDTAGIVPAIRALCSKIHAEFTYLPGVTDSDTPPLEAFRARHGVCQDFAHVMIAALRWYGIPAAYVSGYLRTEPPPGRPRLVGADAMHAWVNVWCGPRLGWVAIDPTNDRMVDQDYVTVAMGRDYADIAPVDGVFVGTPVQKMTTGVDVIPEA
- the epsC gene encoding serine O-acetyltransferase EpsC — encoded protein: MTSAESQDGEQESFTDFWEVDHVVNRLSDIRRSWRAANTSQFEYGVEGFPSRTKLAKVTEELSAVLFPLRLGPGHVRPHNEDEFVTKTLQIALSRLHSQLRLELTYALPGVTPDEIATQASAIVAKLSRALPQIRILLDTDIEAAFRGDPAARSVDEVLICYPSILAIIHYRLAHQLHQLGAPLVARIIAEIAHGRTGIDIHPGATIGEGFFIDHGTGVVIGETAIIGNNVRIYQGVTLGAKSFPTDQDGALVKAMPRHPVVEDNVVIYAGATILGRVTIGQGSEIGGNVWLAHDVPPNSRVLQAREQNQVLTPGLDVVVPLSAS
- a CDS encoding TonB-dependent receptor encodes the protein MTDLKSFRAAMLAGGALGLSSMLAVPAQAQADAPQAAETAQSGVGDIVVTARRRAESVQDVPIAVTALSNEQVAVPGAVGLTQVAQLAPSLQITATNARQTNINIRGLGATPAFASLGMEYGVGVYVDQVYYSRPAQAAFDLYDLAQVEVLRGPQGTLFGKNTTAGAIHITSQAPTFDPEFRGEVSVGNYKSLQVRATGAAPITDKLAVRLTVSNTERDKGFMKNVYDGSRKSDLHTLSIRGQLLFKPTDEFSLRVIGDYSKYKQDCCIGTMTSVRTTRVDGSTLPANFYQRVARFGYTPLAIDPSKREMDINRPLRLDLKTHGVTAIADYDLGAATITSVTGWRKLTYLPTIDADLLPLDIFVDAGIYEKQRQFSQELRIASNGKNTVDYVVGLYYFNQRIDDKIFTKYGEDAALWILGPAPSSAQASVGGQAALNGLFVDGTARADTKSYAAFGQVIWHVNDRFDVTAGLRYTKEKKTGFFEQVQRGPTLTPAEILLGAQAIRNSFGANIPRYDARTKEDNLSGAITLSYKITPDVMIYGTYAKGYKSGGLNLNATPAPKVIAPEKVDNFEAGIKSTLFDRMLTLNLAAFHTKIRNYQSQQVDTTVAPTAYIANVGTVRTQGLEFDANLRPVRNLSLFASASYVDAIYKSFRNAQCPLEYQGLQAVCDLSGRGLPGVSKYSVSLGGEYAADVASGAEAYINANYSYRSKFNAAYNLAEDAVIKGYGLTNLRIGLRHPDGRWDVSVYARNLFNTKYFNNIGPAAFNTGQYSGGPGDPRTVGVTLRSSL
- a CDS encoding arylsulfatase; amino-acid sequence: MKMLNKLLAATAMTGLSVSSVSAEETRPNIIVVMVDDMGFSDLGAFGGEIRTPNLDALANKGVRFTNFHTTPVCAPTRAEFMTGVDHHQTGIGNFPELRQDNQIDKPGYEGFLTDRVVTIAERLKDAGYSTFQSGKWHLGYDPRANPVARGFDHSFTMLGGGHNHFGTDQNRERPDLPNVGLVYTLDGKEVKIPAKFYSTDYFTDQFISFLPDAKDKRPFFGYLALTAPHYPIQAPAEDIRRYAGKYDAGYDALREARLKRMKELGLIADNVVPHAQTSSKRWADLTDEEKRIEARTMEAYAAMVDHIDQSMGKLVAELKKRGKYDNTIIMFFSDNGPEGHELDKSFIIPEAGKAMLAAGDNTLDSIGSANSYVWYKSNWAEAGSAPFRLSKSFPTEGGTRVVSFLSYPKHARSGIEPSYISVRDVLPTMLDFAKVKLDNPAEYKGKAVVAPQGISFAQRILPGAPAPQLSPTFAAGEMFGRRYVRDGRWKAVHIPPPTGTGHWELFDVEADPGETKDLSRNNRDQLGKMVKAWNAYAADKGVVPPIIPGN